TGTTAAACCAAGTGCAGTTAGCCTTATTATTGGAGGAATTGAATAAATAACAGTTGCAAGTACAGCTGAAACTATTCCTCCACCAAAAAACATTAAAACTGGTATCAGATAACAAAAATAAGGAAGTGTTTGCATTGCGTCTAGCACAACATTTAAAACTTCCTTAAACCTTTGGTTATAAGATGCGATAATTCCAAGTGGAACACCAATTGCAAAACATAAGACAACAGAAACTAAAACTGATGAAAGAGTTATCATTGATTGTGGCCAAATTCCACAAGCACCAATAAATAGAAGAAGCAAAGCAGTTATGATTGCAAATCTTAAATTAACTGTAAAATAGCCAATTGCAACAAATACACTCATAGTATACCACCATGGTATATGTGTTAAGAATGTATCAAGTGGTCTTAACAAATTAAGATATACAAAAGCTCTTAAGCCTTTTGTAAATGCTATAAAGCCTGGATTTATAGTTAATGACTTAACTCCATCTGCAATAGGCTGCCTGATTGATAATTTCCATTCTTCTGGGAAAGTTCCAATTGAAATTAGATAACTGTCAACCAACGAAATAATTATAAAGACTATAAAAGATGGTATGACATAATATCTTCTGCTTAAAAATTCTCTTAAATCTTCAGCATTCTCTTTATTAAAAATTGAAAAGATATATTTAACAAAGGTAGCTATTAAATTAGTAACACTCTTACAGATTAAATTTATTGCAAAATGTAAATATAAAATAGGTTTTTCAATTAATCTTGCAACTTGAAACTTTTCCCAACTTTGAGGTAGAAGATAAAAAGGCTGTACATCTGATGGCAGAATATCTTTTTGTTTTGTTAAAGACATACTAAATCTATCAAACATTATAGCCATAAATAATATGCACAAACCACCTTCCATTGCCCAACCAACATCGAGGTTTCTAATAGCTAACCATACTTGACCACCAATACCTTCTGCACCAATAAAGCAAGCTAAAACAACTAAAGCTAATGCCATCATAATTACCTGGTTAATTCCCATCATTATACTTGGTAAAGATAACGGGATTTTTATTTTAAATAGTAGTTGCAATTTACTTGATCCAAATGATGTTGCGGACTCTATTGTATCTTTTGAAACTTGTCTTATACCAGAATTCGTTAATCTTATTACAGGTGGCATAGCATAAATCATTGTTGCTAAAATTGCAGGAGCACCTCCAATTCCAAAAAAGAACAACGCAGGAAATAAATAGACAAAAGCAGGCATTACTTGCATCGTGTCTAGTATTGGTTTCATAAAACCATCAAAGCGATCACTTTGCGAACATAAAACACCAAGAATGACACCAAAGAAAACACAGAGTAAAACGGATAAGCCCATCAGAGCTACAGTCTGAAGTGACTCATCCCACATTCCAACAGCTCCCCAAAAGTAAATTACAAACAATGAATATAATCCTAACCTTAAGCCACCTGCTATCAGACATGGTAAAAATATTATTGAAGCTACTAAAAGCCATGGAGAATCTATTAAAAAATCCTCTAAAAAGTAATAACCAGACTTAATGTATCCAGCTATAATTTTTGTCATCCATCTATAATTTTTTTTTAAATAGTCTTCACCATCATTTACCCAAGCAGTAAAAGTAAATTCATCAGTTACAACTTTAGGAAGTTTGGAAGGACCTTCACTTTGACTGGATAAAAATAGCGCAACTAAAAATACCAATATTATTGCAACATAGGTGATAACACTTTTGGAGCTGCCTGATTTATCAACAATTACAGTTTGTTCAGAAGACATAAAATATTTAATTTAAATAAATAATTTTACTTTTAAAGTAAAATATTGTCTATTTCACAATTAGTAATTAAATGGCTGTTGAACAAAAAATCACTTGCTCAAATATCTGGAAATTATTCGGACCAGATGAAAAAAGAATAATCAAAAATTTAGACAAAAACCTATCTATAAAAGAGGTTCAAGAAAAAACAGGACATGTTGTTGCTGTTAAAGATGTAAGTTTTTCAATTGTTAAAGGTGAGACTTTTGTTGTCATGGGCCTTTCAGGAAGTGGAAAATCTACTTTAGTTAGATGTATCTCAAGATTAATAGAACCCACGTCTGGAACTGTTAAAATGGATGATACCGATGTAACAAAAATGAGTAATAGTGAACTTTTAGATCTTAGAAGAAATAAAATGAGTATGGTATTCCAACATTTTGGATTATTCCCGCACCGAACAGTTATTGAAAATATTGGATATGGTTTGGAAATTAGAGGAAGTAAAAAACAAGACAGATTAGATAAGTCAATGGAAGTATTGAAAATGGTAGGATTAGAAGGTTGGCACAATAACTACCCAAGAGAGTTATCTGGTGGAATGCAACAAAGAGTGGGTTTGGCTAGAGCACTTGCTGTAGATCCTGAAATTCTAATTTTTGACGAACCATTTTCAGCTTTAGATCCACTAATAAGAAGAGAGATGCAGGATGAACTACTTAAAATTCAAGACAAACTACAAAAAACTATGGTTTTTATTACACACGATTTTTTAGAGGCAATTAAAATGGGAGATCATATCGCAATAATGAAAGACGGAGAAGTTTCACAAGTTGGAACACCCGAGGAAATAGTTGCAAATCCTATAGACCAATACGTTAAAGATTTTTGTGAAGATGTTCCAAAGTATAAAGTTTTAAGTGCAGGAAAAGTAATGAGAAAAGATTGTTGCGATGATACTAAAAAACTTTATTCATCTAAAGCAGACTGCATTCCTGATAATTCTAAAATTGAAACTTTGATAGATAAACTTGTTGATACCGATAAAAAATTTCCAGTTATTTGCTCTGAAACTGGAGACTTGCTAGGTGAAATTGACCGTTCTATTGTGATGAAATCAATGAGATCTGCTAGTTAATCTGTTTATTGCCTTTTATACTTTTCTCATTAACCTTGTCTCTCCAAATAATTATCATACCTGCTAATATTATTAATATAACTCCAGGAAAAAGTTGAGCCCAAGGCGCTTCATTAAAAAAAATCCACCCTAATACAAATGATGAGGGTATTCCTAAATACTCAAATGATGCCATCTTACTTGCGGAGATTAATCTATAAGAATAAATAAATAAAATAGCAGCTGTACCACCAAGAATACCAGTTAGTGTCATTAAAAAAAAGTCTTGAACATTTTTGATTTCAACATGGCCGCTGGTTATAAAAAATAATACTAGTCCACCCAGTACGTTAAAAATTAATGAGTATAATTGTATTTTTGCAGTTGAATGACCTTCGGGAATAAATTTAAGTATTATAACACTGATCGCCCATGCAAATGCAGTCATAATTGGAAATATTGAATAAAAACTAAATATCTCACTGGTTGGTTTCATAATTAGAACAACACCAAAGAAACCTAAAAAAATTGCAGACCATCTATATTTACCAACTTTATCTTTTAAAAAAAATATAGATAAAATTACAATAAAAAATGGTGATGAAAATGTCAAAGTCATTGCTGTTGCAAACTCTAAATTTATTACAGAAATAAATACAAATATATTCATTGATAAAAATGCTAAACCTCTAAAAAAGCTTAAAATTAAAAATTTTTTGTCAATTTTTCGAAAAATTGAAAAATATTCTTTCGTGAATATTATTAGAAGAATTAAAGGAATAATTCCCGCTGCATTTCTAAAAACTGCTAGTTGAATAACAGAATATTCATCACCAAGAAATTTTATCACAACCATGTAAAAATCTATACAAAGTATAGCCATGAGCATCGTAGTCACAGCAAGATAGGTTTTCTTCACATCTACTTTTTCAGATGATAATTTCATTGTTAAAATCTTTTAAAAAATTGTATAAACCTTACAAATAAAATGAGTAACTTTAAACTAAATGAATCTGATATCTTATCAAATCAAGATTGGACTTTCCCAACCAATATTGCGTACGGAGCCGGACGTTTAAAAGAAATTGGAACAATTTGTAATAACTTAAATATAAAAAATCCCTTGATAGTAACTGACAAGGGAAGTCCAAAGTTGCCATTTATTTCGAATTTACAAAGTTATTTGTCTGATTCTAATGTAAAATCTGATTTATTTTTCGATATATCCCCTAATCCAAGAGAGGATGAAGTTTCAGTTGGTTGCAAAAAATTTAAAGATGGAAATCATGATGCAATCATAGCTATAGGTGGTGGAAGTGCTATGGATGGAGGTAAATTAATTTGTTTAACAGCAAATAATGATGTTCCACTCAGAAATTTTGAGTTTGAGTTAACTCCTCCAATAATAAGTAAAGATAACCCATTTCCAA
The Candidatus Pelagibacter sp. RS40 DNA segment above includes these coding regions:
- a CDS encoding DMT family transporter; the encoded protein is MKLSSEKVDVKKTYLAVTTMLMAILCIDFYMVVIKFLGDEYSVIQLAVFRNAAGIIPLILLIIFTKEYFSIFRKIDKKFLILSFFRGLAFLSMNIFVFISVINLEFATAMTLTFSSPFFIVILSIFFLKDKVGKYRWSAIFLGFFGVVLIMKPTSEIFSFYSIFPIMTAFAWAISVIILKFIPEGHSTAKIQLYSLIFNVLGGLVLFFITSGHVEIKNVQDFFLMTLTGILGGTAAILFIYSYRLISASKMASFEYLGIPSSFVLGWIFFNEAPWAQLFPGVILIILAGMIIIWRDKVNEKSIKGNKQIN
- a CDS encoding quaternary amine ABC transporter ATP-binding protein, with protein sequence MAVEQKITCSNIWKLFGPDEKRIIKNLDKNLSIKEVQEKTGHVVAVKDVSFSIVKGETFVVMGLSGSGKSTLVRCISRLIEPTSGTVKMDDTDVTKMSNSELLDLRRNKMSMVFQHFGLFPHRTVIENIGYGLEIRGSKKQDRLDKSMEVLKMVGLEGWHNNYPRELSGGMQQRVGLARALAVDPEILIFDEPFSALDPLIRREMQDELLKIQDKLQKTMVFITHDFLEAIKMGDHIAIMKDGEVSQVGTPEEIVANPIDQYVKDFCEDVPKYKVLSAGKVMRKDCCDDTKKLYSSKADCIPDNSKIETLIDKLVDTDKKFPVICSETGDLLGEIDRSIVMKSMRSAS
- a CDS encoding ABC transporter permease, encoding MSSEQTVIVDKSGSSKSVITYVAIILVFLVALFLSSQSEGPSKLPKVVTDEFTFTAWVNDGEDYLKKNYRWMTKIIAGYIKSGYYFLEDFLIDSPWLLVASIIFLPCLIAGGLRLGLYSLFVIYFWGAVGMWDESLQTVALMGLSVLLCVFFGVILGVLCSQSDRFDGFMKPILDTMQVMPAFVYLFPALFFFGIGGAPAILATMIYAMPPVIRLTNSGIRQVSKDTIESATSFGSSKLQLLFKIKIPLSLPSIMMGINQVIMMALALVVLACFIGAEGIGGQVWLAIRNLDVGWAMEGGLCILFMAIMFDRFSMSLTKQKDILPSDVQPFYLLPQSWEKFQVARLIEKPILYLHFAINLICKSVTNLIATFVKYIFSIFNKENAEDLREFLSRRYYVIPSFIVFIIISLVDSYLISIGTFPEEWKLSIRQPIADGVKSLTINPGFIAFTKGLRAFVYLNLLRPLDTFLTHIPWWYTMSVFVAIGYFTVNLRFAIITALLLLFIGACGIWPQSMITLSSVLVSVVLCFAIGVPLGIIASYNQRFKEVLNVVLDAMQTLPYFCYLIPVLMFFGGGIVSAVLATVIYSIPPIIRLTALGLTQVSGTYSEVSRSFGGTLLQTLQKIKFPLAVPSLVIGFNQTVVMAFAMQIVTPLIGGKGLGLEVFNGLARSDTGRGLAAGIGIVLLAIIIDRITLAWTKKQRQALGLEAN